In the genome of Fusarium poae strain DAOMC 252244 chromosome 1, whole genome shotgun sequence, the window TACGGGTAAGTGATAATGCCAGCACCATGTTACCAGTACTAACATGTAGAAGCTTCGGTGCTGTAATGGAGGAGTTTGAGGTGCGCGACGCAATTGACAATGTATTCAGTGGCAAAGATGGCATGATGTATGAGTGAACGAAGTCGCACACGTGTTGAACGTTGGTAGTTGTATTGATTTCAGCTTTATTGAATGATTTGGGTAGTATGTTTAGAACTGGACGCCGTTATCGCGTTGCGACATCTATACATAATATCATTCAACTTTGTATGGTCACATATAAGTTCATGATAGTTCAGCGGCCCAAGTATGTACCAGACAGATTACCCTAGGCCATCACTGTTATCTGTGGCTGAGTGGCTGAAAGCGCACAATCAACTACGCGGGGCTTGGTTTTTTTTCACGGCCCACTCCACCCCACCACAAATTCATCGTGTATGTCCAAATTCTAGCATCGCCTGTGAAGCGAGAGGTTGATTGACGCATCCCCCGCCTCCGATCCCGACGCCGAATACCTTTGATTTCTTCCCAAGCGCAACCGAACGCGCACAGAAATCATATAGATCGTTCAAAATGACGGATTCCCTCGACTACatcaagatctgcgagagcTGCCCCGCCGGTGACGGCTGGGGTCCCTCAGTCACCTTGGAGACTACCCTCAACGGCGTGCCCTATGCGCCCTTCTCCAAGGGAGACAAGCTGGGACGCATGGCCGACTGGACCGCTGAGGGCAAGGATAGAGATCGTGGTGGACGGGCACAGTTCAACAGAAACTTCCGAGGTAAGCTACGCTATATAATGGTTTTCTTTCGTTTTTGAGAAGGAAAGACCTTTTGTCATTTCTTTGGTGGACTCTTGGCTTATTTGAATTTCCTACGCAGACCAACAAGTCTACGGCTCCAGCCACGCTGTCACCTTTAACGCACCTCCCGCCGAGGACGAGTCTACCTTCTCCGTCGTTAGCAACGTACGAGATTCGACAAAGTCAAGATACGGTCGCGGCGCCGTCTTCACTCGTGGCCGTGGCCAGCGTGGAGGCCAGGCTGGTGCCCGAGGCGGACGAACCACACTCCAGAGGGGCGGTGCCAACACTGCTGGCCGGCAAGGCTACGACCGAGGTGGCCGCAACAACGCTGGTCGTGGAGGTCGTCGCTTCGGCTGGAAGGATTATGACAAGCCTGCTCGCAACCGCGATGCCAGTATCAACGTCAAGGCTGAGTGGAAGTTGCTCGAGGAGATCGACTTCAACCGTCTGGCTAAGCTGAACCTCGACACCGACGAGGGTGAGGACATCGACGACTACGGTTTCCTGTACCACTACGACCGCTCTTACGACAAGCAGCCCGTCAAGGGTgctgagaagaagctcaCCCCCATCGACCGCGCTGCCTACAATGTCACTACCTCATCCGATCCCGTCATCCAGGAGCTTGCCGAGAAGGACGAGGCCACCATCTTCGCTACCGACAGCATTCTCTCCATGCTCATGTGCTCCCCTCGATCCGTTTACCCCTGGGATATTGTCATCTCTCGACAGGGCAACAAGATCTTCCTCGACAAGCGTGATAACGCCGCTCTTGACATGGTCACAGTCAACGAGAACGCTGCCGACGCCCCTCTCGATGCCGCTGATGGCAGCAAGGACACCATCAACCAGCCCAACGCCCTCGCCGAGGAGGCTACATACATCAACCATAACTTC includes:
- a CDS encoding hypothetical protein (BUSCO:15789at5125) gives rise to the protein MTDSLDYIKICESCPAGDGWGPSVTLETTLNGVPYAPFSKGDKLGRMADWTAEGKDRDRGGRAQFNRNFRDQQVYGSSHAVTFNAPPAEDESTFSVVSNVRDSTKSRYGRGAVFTRGRGQRGGQAGARGGRTTLQRGGANTAGRQGYDRGGRNNAGRGGRRFGWKDYDKPARNRDASINVKAEWKLLEEIDFNRLAKLNLDTDEGEDIDDYGFLYHYDRSYDKQPVKGAEKKLTPIDRAAYNVTTSSDPVIQELAEKDEATIFATDSILSMLMCSPRSVYPWDIVISRQGNKIFLDKRDNAALDMVTVNENAADAPLDAADGSKDTINQPNALAEEATYINHNFTNQVVVENDSSKVNMAHGNPFYNSSEDTDPPASKAYKYRRFDLSTNEEEPVHLIVRTEVDAVQKNAISGEDQHISIHALNEFDSKAQGSGGALDWRSKLVTQRGAVVATEMKNNSCKLARWTVQSILASADVMKLGFVSRVTPRSNDKHVVLGVIGWKPRDFANQMNLSLNNGWGIVRTIADMILSSGSQDAKFVLVKDPNKSILRLYEVPTGSFDDEEEEEEAEEPQGEEEQ